From Slackia heliotrinireducens DSM 20476:
GCGCCAGCGCGCCATCGGTGCCAGGACGCAGGCATTGCCAGTAGTCGGCTTCCTTGCCCATGTTGGCCATACGCGGGTCAACGCTGATGTGATAATCGGCGCGGCTTGCGCAGTCGACGGTGGTGCGGCACGATGTGTCGTAGTTGGACAGCTCGGAAGCGCCTGCCCACTGCACGTAGACACGCGGGCGGCCGATGGTCTCCATCCAGCTCAGGGCGAACTGGCTGACCATGGTGGTTGCAAAATGACGCGGACCCTTGCAGATCTGCCAAGCTTCGATGTTGTTCGGCGTGCCCAGCAGGTTCTTCAGGATGGATTCCGAATGCATGCACCACACGCGGGACGTACCCACCTGGCATGCAATGGATTCAGCGCCGTATTTCTCCGTGATCTCGGCGAAGTTCTTGATAATGGTTTCCATGGCCTCGTCCCAGGAAATACGCACCCAGCCCGGCTCTTCGCCCTTGGGGTTCGTGCGCTTCATGGGGTAATGAAGCCTGTCAGGGTGATACGCAGCCTGAATGGACGACTGGGACTTCGTGCAGCAGTTGCCCATGGACTGCCAAGCCCCTTCGTCGCCCTCGATGCGGATCGCCCGACCGTTTTGGACAATCACCTTGACGCCACATTCCATCTTGCCGCAGCCGCGGCAACATGTCTTGACCTCTACGGTGTCTTGGCCGGAAACCTCGGGATAGGTTTGATCGGCCAATGCGGACTGCGTAGACGTTCCAAACGCTGCAACAGCAGCGCCGGTAATGGCAGCTGTCTTCACGAATGAGCGTCGAGACATTGTGAGATCGCCCATAATCTCCTCCTCCTTTTTGTATCTCTTATGCAGTTCGAATTATTCCCCCATCGCGTCGAAAGCAGTAAAAGGGGGCTGACGCGATGACTGCACTCTACGCCGCGCACAAGGGCCGGCACATCTTCAAAAACCGCTGATTCAGGGTGTTCGGCGTATCATAAAAAACTCTGATTATTGGAGGAATCAGTATCATAATGACGTTTTGAACTGGGTTTTTATCGATTCCTTTTCGGAATGGATGTTTTGCGGTACAATCCTGGTATTCGACGCCATACCATACGAGGGGAATATATGGCAGACACGGTTTTGAAATGCAACGGGCGCACGCACGAAAGCAGAACCGCAGGCAGCGATCTGTCGTTGAAACGCATCGCAGGTCTTGCCCTCGACCGACTGTGGATGTACCTGACCTTCTACAGCATCATCCCTTTCGCCGGGTATTCGGACATGCGTTATTCCATGTATCTGTTCCTGTCGGTGTCTCTGTGCGCCCTTGCCGCAACGATGGCCATTGTGGCTTTAGGCGTACGACATGGCGAAGCTTTAGGCAGCAACAAGCCGCTTGTCGCCGGCGGCGCATTGCTCATGAGCGGCGGTCTCGTTTTGGTGCTGGCAACGGGCGCCTTCATACGTGGCGACAGCGCAATCGTCGCGGTCTGTGCTGCAGGCATCGCCACCGGCATCGGGTCTGCCGTTTTACTCCTGAGCTGGCTTGAAGTCCTGTCAACCGCTGGGTTTTCCTGCATGCTTTCCGAAATGGCCCTGGGATGCGGTGCAGCCCTTCTCGGGAGCCTGATTCTGTTGTTCTTCCCCACCGCCCTGGCTAACGCCATCATTCTGATCTGCCCCTTTGCCTCAGCTTTTCTCCTTCAGCATTGCCTGCGTGAAATAGACGGCATCCCGACCGATGGAGCAGACGCCCCTCGTTCGGGCAAAACCACCGTATTGTTCATAAAAGGCCTGGTGGGAGCATTTTCGTTTGGCGCTCTTGCCGGTTTCTACGACGCCTTTGCGGGATTCAGGACCTTCGACGTGGACATAGGTTACGGCGTGTTTCTTTTGGCTGCAGGCACCGTTGCCATGCTTGCTATCGCCCTGATCAGCGTCTTCTGTAAAGAGGATTCCCTGTCGCATGCCTACCGCTTAGCCATGTTGGTCATATGCTTCGGTTGCCTGTTGACCCTGTTCATGGCCGACTCGAACACCCACTCCGGTGGCGTGGTGTTTGCCGGGTACGAGACGTTCAACATCTTGGTCGCCATCTGCGCCCAGCAAGCGTCCCAATCCTTCAATATCCCTCCCGCGCGGACCTTCGGCGTGGCGTTGGCAACGTTGTATTTCGGCGAAATGGCCGGTGTGTTCAGCATCTACCTGTACGGCGATACCATCTTGAAGCTGGGGCTTGCCACCATCACCGTCATCGCCATGATGTGGTTGCTCTTCTCCCATTTGTACCTGTTTACCGAGATTGACCTGATCAACTTGGAATTGGGCGAACAAGCTGCCCCAATTCGGCCCAGCGAGGCCCCAAATTCGGAATCAGAGGACACTACGTCTGAGGGAGCTAGAACGCCGGCCTCGCCTACGCCCGTTGGAAACGAGCAGGTATGCCAAGAAATCGTGGAACGTTACGGGCTTTCCAATCGCGAAACCGACGTGCTTGAACTGCTGCTGCAAGGCCGCACCATTGCCCGCATCCAAGAGGCGTTGTTCATCTCAGCTGGCACCGTGAGCACCCATGTACGCCATATCTACCAGAAGACGGGGTCCGCCAACAAACAGGACCTTCTTGACATGGTTGAGCAGATTCGGGTCGAAATCGAGCAAGAAAGCGCAGGTAAATAACTATGGAGCTTGAGCACTTGCGGGAATACGTGATGCTTGCCCGCAACGGCAGCTTTACCGATACGGCCCGTTCATTGCACATCACCCAATCCACGTTGAGCAAGCACGTGGCGGCGCTGGAACGGGAGTTCAACTGCGTGCTCATCACTCGCAGCCGCGAAGGCTCGATGCTCACCGAGCCGGGGCGCTTGCTGTACCTGCGAGCCATCGACATCATCAACGCCGTCGACCGCACCCGTGCAGACATGGCCATCTTGACGCCGAACTCCACGGCCACCGCCATCGACACGGCCGTCAAGCCCGATCCGCGGCTTCGCAAGGCGTGCAGAATCGCCGCCGAAAAACACGGTCTTACGCCACAGCAAGCAGGTGCATTGGCCCTGTTCGTCGAGGGTATGCCCCTTGATGACGTGGCCATTGCCCTCAACGGGACCCGCGACGATGCCGGCATGTTGCTCGCCGACGCTTACCGCGCGCTGGGTGTTGAATCGCGCCAGCAAGCCTATGATTATTTGCATTCCATTTTAGAATGCAACTAGACAAAAGGCGTGCGATTCGATTAGATTGCGCGGTGTAAGCACGTTATGAAGCTGGGGGGCTTCGAAAGCAGGGCTTCATCCGTTTAGGGATGGAGGCCATACGTGAAAGCGTGCACCGTCTCCTCAATCGAGGAGCTCAATTCATATCTTACAAACGAACTGGCGCAGAGCGTCTGCATTACGCATGCCCGCGGCATCGACATGTCGCAGACCGCCGCTACAGCAGCTGAAACCTTCGCAAGGGAACATCCGAAAGTCCGCGTTGTCTGCTCGACGGAAGCCGAGGCCCAGCGCGTACGCAGCCGCACCGACAACGCCGCCATCGAAGTGATGACGGCCAAAAATCTGAGCTTGCTCATCCTGGCCGATGAGCGTGTGCAGGTCGCCGTCGGACGCCGCAACAGGATCCTTGATACCAACGAAGTCGACGTGCTCATGGAAGACATGAAGGTCACCGGCATGAAGGCGCACCGACTGCGTGAAATGACGAAGTTCTTCTTCAAGAGCCTGACCGACGGTTTTGCCGACACGGAAGGCTGGCTCATTACCGGCGAAGAGCAGCGTCAGTTCTCCGTACTGGAAGAAAACCTGGAATCCCGCCAGGCTCTGCTCTCTTACGAACTTCCCCGTAAAGCACTCGAAGGCTTGAATGCGGTTCCCGACGCCATCGAAACCGCCCCTGCGGTCATCGTTGGTTTCGAGCGCCTGGCCACGCTGATGCAGAAGCTGGTGCTGGAAACCTCTGACCAGACATTCGTGGCCATGGGATGCACGAACGCATCGCCCGGCCTCGACGAACCCTACCCTAACGTAGACGGCCTGCAAGATTTGGCCGACCGTGATGAAGTGCAGGCCGTCAAACTGGACATGGCGCAGCCAGCCGTTCCGACGACCACGACATCATGTGCAACACCTTTCGACGAATTCACCTTCGTCGCCGATGCCGTTGCCGAAACGCTGGCCAAGGCCCCCGAAACCGAAACCATGCTGATAGCAACGCCGAACGGCATTTGGACCCGCTACATCGTTAAACAGCTGGAGGCCCGCGGTATCCAACCGTCTGTCATCTCGCCAGAACGCAAAGTGAAAGGCGACCCCCGCTCCCCCCAGGCCAACGGAGAGCTGAAGCTTGCAGCCCTGGCCAAGTTGATCAAGGACCGCAGCGATATGACGGCGCTGCGGTCCTGGATCGGCCTGGGCGACTGGCTGCTGCGCTCCGATGCGTATTTGGAGCTCATGGCGTGGGCATGCGAACACGGCATGCCCGCATCGCAGGCCATCGAGACGCTGCGCGCCACACCTGCCGACGAGCGCAACACGCGCGTGTTCTACAAGATCGAACAGCAGCTCAATGAGCTTGACCAGGTGATGGAAGCCGTGGGCAACGCCGACATCGCCGACCTGGAGGGCGTGCTCAAAAGCTACGGCATGTCCGTCCCCGCCTCGGTCGCCAAAGCCGCTGAAACCAAAGAGGACCTGTTCGCGGCCGTGCTCGCACAGCCCGTCAACACCTACGACGCCCGCGTTGCGGTGGCCCCCTTCGACCAGTGCATCGGCATGACCGCCGACCATCTGTTCCTGACCGGCATGGTGAACGGCTATCTGCCCCAGCTTGACGCCCTCGACGACAAGCACTCCATCGACCAGAAACTGCGCGCCACCATCCGTGACCGCGAACGTTTCGACGACCTGATGGCCATAGGCAAGGTATCCGTCACTGTTTCCTTATTCGAGACGGACGCCGCCTCCAACGCCGAGCGGCTGCCCATGGACGTCAGCCGCATTTACCAGCAGGGTTCCACCCGCATGGTCCGCATAAACCCCAGCATCTTTCTTAATAGATAGGAGTACGCATCATGAGCGATATTGAAGTTTTCGAACTTGACGACAATTTCGACCCCTTGGAAGACATCGGCCTGGTTGACGAAGAGGACATCGAGCATCACGACTATCAGATGCCCATTCCCGACGCCGAGCTCAGTGTTGTCCCCGAACCGGTGCAGCTCACGCCCCGCGAGAAGATGGACAAGCTGATTGCCGGCATCCCCGGCCATAAGCAGCGCATCGTCGAGGTCATCCGCATTTGCGAAGAGCCCTTGACCGCCTCCGAAATCGAAGAGCGCCTGAACGATACATACCCCCAATCCGCCAGCGTATATGATGCGGCCCGCATCGCAGATCTGCTAGTGGAGGCCGAAGGCCTGGTGCGCCTGAACGCCGAAGAGGGTGCCGACGAGGAAACAGTCGCAGCACCCAAAACCGATACCGAACACCCCGAAGCCGACGTCGACGCCGTCGTCACCCCTCACGCCGGCGTCGACGAGACCGGCGATTACCTGGAAGTACAGCCGCCGGAGCCGAGCCGATATGTGGCGACGGACGAAGGACTCGCTTTTGTAGCAGCCATGACCGACATGGCCCCCGTGATGGAGCTTCTTGAAAAGGAACCCCGCTACCTGCCCATTTACGAACGCATCCTGCGCATGACCTCCAATGAAGAAGGTTGCGGCAAAGCCGAGCTGAACAAGGCGATCGATTCCGACGAGCTGTGCCAGGAGCCCCGCCGCTACACTGAGTATTTCCTGTTCCGCCTGCAGGAGGTGGCCGCCGTTCGCTGGAATCGCGTGTGGTACGCCACCGACCTGGGTACGTCCGCTCTCAATTCCAACATCTTCACCAAATAAAGGAGAACACCATGACCGCATCGTCCGAACTCGCCCAGATTCTGCAGGGCCGCATGGCCACCTACCAATTCCTCTCCCGCATGTTCCGCGTAGAGGTGGACGACAAGCTGTACCATATCCTTCTGAGCATGCGTTTTCCCGCCCATACCGGCAACGACAAGGTAGACGAGGGCTATAGGCTCATCGC
This genomic window contains:
- a CDS encoding response regulator transcription factor, whose translation is MADTVLKCNGRTHESRTAGSDLSLKRIAGLALDRLWMYLTFYSIIPFAGYSDMRYSMYLFLSVSLCALAATMAIVALGVRHGEALGSNKPLVAGGALLMSGGLVLVLATGAFIRGDSAIVAVCAAGIATGIGSAVLLLSWLEVLSTAGFSCMLSEMALGCGAALLGSLILLFFPTALANAIILICPFASAFLLQHCLREIDGIPTDGADAPRSGKTTVLFIKGLVGAFSFGALAGFYDAFAGFRTFDVDIGYGVFLLAAGTVAMLAIALISVFCKEDSLSHAYRLAMLVICFGCLLTLFMADSNTHSGGVVFAGYETFNILVAICAQQASQSFNIPPARTFGVALATLYFGEMAGVFSIYLYGDTILKLGLATITVIAMMWLLFSHLYLFTEIDLINLELGEQAAPIRPSEAPNSESEDTTSEGARTPASPTPVGNEQVCQEIVERYGLSNRETDVLELLLQGRTIARIQEALFISAGTVSTHVRHIYQKTGSANKQDLLDMVEQIRVEIEQESAGK
- a CDS encoding LysR family transcriptional regulator — translated: MELEHLREYVMLARNGSFTDTARSLHITQSTLSKHVAALEREFNCVLITRSREGSMLTEPGRLLYLRAIDIINAVDRTRADMAILTPNSTATAIDTAVKPDPRLRKACRIAAEKHGLTPQQAGALALFVEGMPLDDVAIALNGTRDDAGMLLADAYRALGVESRQQAYDYLHSILECN